The genomic DNA CGGCGCCGGTGTTGCGGACGGCGTAGATAGCGGCGTGAAAACGCCATTGTCAGCTTGCGAGCTTTGAGCGGACGCCGCGTTGCTTGGCCGTGATGGGCCGCTTGTGACCCGGATCGGACTTAGGTCATGTCCATATCTCGGAAGCGGGACCCCTATTCAATCACTCGGTCCGCCATCAGAAGCACTTGCTCAGGGACAGTCAATCCCAATGCTTTTGCCGTCCGGAGATTGATCACGAACTCAAATTTGGTCGGCTGCTCAACCGGCAAGTCCGCTGGATTCGCGCCCTTTAGAATGCGGTCCACGTAGCCGGCTGCAAGTAGGAAGAGAGCCTTGAGGTCCGGCCCATAAGCCATCAATCCGCCCCGATCCGGGTAAGTGTTGACCTGAAATACCGTGGGCAGCCGATACTTCAGAGCAATTGATGGCAAGGCATCGCGCGGTGGGTCTGCAAGTACATAAACCACATCGCAATCCGCCGCTTTCATGTCTGCGAACGCCTTTTCAAGGTCTTCCGGGTTCGGCACAACGAAGCGCTGCACCGAAATGCCGATGACCACTGCTGCCTTCGTTGCACTTTGTGCCATCGCCGGGTGCACCGGGTTATTTGAGGTGAGTACGCCGATTTTCTGTACCTTGGGAAAGAGCAGGCGAATAATGTCCAGCGTCTTGGTCGTGGGATCTGCGAACATATTCGCTGTGCCGGTTATGTTGCCTCCGGGCCTCGTGAAACTCTTGACGAAGCCTGAACCGACAGGATCGGTGGCTGGCGACATAACAATCGGAATCGTCGAAGTCGCCCTTTGTGCCGCCGCAATCGCAGGTGTCGCTTCAGCGATGATAACGTCTGGCTTCAGTGCGATGAGCTCCGAGACTAGACCGGGCAGCAGAGAGTAGTGACCTTTCGCCTCGCGCAGATCAATGATTAGGTCGCTTCCTTCCCGGTACCCCATCAACTTGAAGGCTTCTCTGAACCATCCGATAATTCGCTCGCCGGAGCCAGAGGTAACCAACCCGATGCGCCGCGGTCGCAATGAATCGGCATCTGCAACAGCAGCGATAGTGATCGAACAGGCCGTCGTAAGCACCGCGCGACGCGTTACTATTCGACTCACGAGCTTCTCCTGATGTCGAGAGTGGAGCGCGATTGCAGTTGTTTCCGTCGCTTTTCAGCCAAATTGTTGTTCGTTTCTTTGTGCCCGGGGCAGGATCTCAGTTTGGAGTCCTGCAATGTTAAAGCAAGTATTTTTTGCGTATCTCCTTGTTGTCATCAGCCCAATCTGCTCGGAAGCGGGACCTTACCGCATCAGCCAAGCGCCCGAATGCAATGTCATCATGCCATGTGACTTGTCGTCCACGCAGACGCGCGGTGAACGAATTTCACCCCACCCACTGCAGGCGTATCGCCCAAAACAACTTTAGCCACGGCCGAGAGCACAAGGGCGTTGCCTGCTGGTGCTCACAACCGGATTGTCGCCGGTCGGCCGACCGGCTGCCCTTCTTCGTTTTGTGGTTGTGGCGCGGCGCTGCGAGTGTTTGGTCGTGTGGTGCCTGAACTAAACCTCGCAGCCAACTGGCTACGCTTTCCGCGTACCTCGCCCGCGCTCGGCATGGTCGCGGCGCGACGCGGGCACGTGTTCATTTTAGAACAGCATCTCGGAGGCGACATTTGGACGGCCTTTGACGCAACTCAGGCGGCCACGTCACGAGGATGCACCCGCCATCATTGCGCGGCTATACGGTTGTCAATCCTCACGCTGCGGGCTGAAACAGGGTGCACAACAGTTGGCCTAAAGGTCAGCTTCTGGCCCATCGACGACCATTCGGTGCGGTCGGCCGACCGCCGCTTTTTGACCCCATGCGACCCGACACACCGTCGAGTATGCTCTTCAATGGTCTGTCACAGAACGGCGCCAACGTGGTAGTCTATGCCTCCCATGAGCGCGGTCCTTGAGGAGGGACTTATGCGACGGCGGGAGTTCATCGGACGTTTCGGCCTTATTGGCTCAGCCGCATCAATACTGTTTGGTCAAGGCTCAAGCGCGCAGTCTGCGCCGAAACGTCCGATCATCGCGTGGGCGGGAGCTCCGCCCGCAGGTGCGCCCGCAGGCGCAAACGTGCCTCAATTCATACTGGACCTAGTATTTGGCAATTTTGTCAAAGGTCTTTTGGAGTTCGGTTACGAGCAAGGTCGAAACGTTGACGTCATAAAGCGATTTGACATGTTTGCTGACCGAGTAGCAACCATGGAAGAGATGGTGGCTCTGGTCAAACCAGATATCATCGTCGCGCCCGCGACGTTGCAAGCCGTCGAGGCCCGAAAGGCGACATCGACGATACCGATTGTCTGTGGCGCTCTCGCGGACGCGGTTCATCTGGGCTTGATTGCCAGCGAAGCTCGCCCTGGAGGAAACGTAACGGGCATTGAGCCCTACATTGCGGGATTGCCGACGAAGCAAATTGAACTCGTGCGAGAAATCGCGCCGATGGCGCGGCGTGTTGGACTGCTTACCAACATGAACGACCCCAAGGGCCCGCCCCAAGTTGGGGACTTGAGGGCAGCTTGCCAAAGTTTGGGCTTCAGCGTGGTCGAAACCGATGCCAGTACGGCGAACGACATTCCGGGTGCGCTCGCTGCGCTGGCGAACGAAAAGGTCGATGTCGTCGTTGTCATTCAGACTAATCTGTTGCTTGTCCGATGCGAGCAGATCGGCGCCATTGCCCTTGAAAAGCGGCTGCCGACCGTCTTCGGATATCGCGAGCACGTTATCCACGGCGGCCTCGTCAGCTATGGAGTTGACTTGCGCTGGTGTTATCGTCGCATCGGTTATTTTGTAGACAAGATTCTCAGGGGTGTTCGACCCGGTGACCTTCCCATCGAATTTCCCACCAAATTTTGGTT from Bradyrhizobium sp. CCBAU 53351 includes the following:
- a CDS encoding ABC transporter substrate-binding protein codes for the protein MSRIVTRRAVLTTACSITIAAVADADSLRPRRIGLVTSGSGERIIGWFREAFKLMGYREGSDLIIDLREAKGHYSLLPGLVSELIALKPDVIIAEATPAIAAAQRATSTIPIVMSPATDPVGSGFVKSFTRPGGNITGTANMFADPTTKTLDIIRLLFPKVQKIGVLTSNNPVHPAMAQSATKAAVVIGISVQRFVVPNPEDLEKAFADMKAADCDVVYVLADPPRDALPSIALKYRLPTVFQVNTYPDRGGLMAYGPDLKALFLLAAGYVDRILKGANPADLPVEQPTKFEFVINLRTAKALGLTVPEQVLLMADRVIE
- a CDS encoding ABC transporter substrate-binding protein codes for the protein MRRREFIGRFGLIGSAASILFGQGSSAQSAPKRPIIAWAGAPPAGAPAGANVPQFILDLVFGNFVKGLLEFGYEQGRNVDVIKRFDMFADRVATMEEMVALVKPDIIVAPATLQAVEARKATSTIPIVCGALADAVHLGLIASEARPGGNVTGIEPYIAGLPTKQIELVREIAPMARRVGLLTNMNDPKGPPQVGDLRAACQSLGFSVVETDASTANDIPGALAALANEKVDVVVVIQTNLLLVRCEQIGAIALEKRLPTVFGYREHVIHGGLVSYGVDLRWCYRRIGYFVDKILRGVRPGDLPIEFPTKFWLAANLKTAKTLGVTVPTGLLARADEVIE